The Syngnathus scovelli strain Florida chromosome 17, RoL_Ssco_1.2, whole genome shotgun sequence sequence TGATGACAACAAATTCAACTCGAGTCCAATTGCAAACAGTTTAAGCCGGCACATTGGTGGAGTTAATTGATATTGTGACAGGAAgtttaaaaagtgacttgggCGGTTGTGGGATTAGGTTAACAATATGGCACTAACATAttacacaatatgagcaatacagtaatgacatttcaaacaatttcACCAGTAAAAATAGCATGTGTTACATTATCTGTCAGGCCAGGCGTCATCAAGTGGGTTTACTTTGATTTTAAGTTGGTGAACTTCTTTTCATGCTCATGTGCCAGTTAAGCATCCAACAACTGTCGAAGTTACATCCATGTCACCCAAAAGAGAATTGTAACTGCCAACCCGCACTATACGCCCCAAAGCGGTGTCAAAGTTGCTGCTAACCACATGCGCCATTAACCTTTGTAGACAATGCAAGAAGAAGCCATATTGGCAAGCCTGTCAGGTGTCTGCTGCAAACATCAAAAAAGTACGCATGAACATTGCAACACTCTTCTCACTCTATAGGAATATAAAAGCATGTCAATTTCACTTTATTTAATAATGGACCATCTtaaaaaatggaaataaatcGATTTTACTCTGTTCCTCCAGTCTGTTCTTGTATTGTGCCTGTATGTAATTGGACCTGTTTGACTTGACGCTGGGTAAGAAAACAGAAACAAGcttagtgggtttttttttttttttttaactttcactTTATTGTTTGTTGTGGCTGACACCATACAAGGACAACCTTGTAACGATAACCTTGGATGATGATATTAACGATCCACACGGTTAAATACAGTGAATACCGATTCATACATCATAATTTCATTTTAccaaaaagttattttattttgaataaaTTGATAGAAATCTAAAAAAATTGGGTAGAATTTGGCGGGTTAAAAAaaatttgaccaaaataagTTACAAGTCACGGTGGTTACTGCTGAGGAGCTTGGGGTAGGATGACCCGATGGAGCGTCTGTGCCTGTAGACCACAAGCTCCAGCACGTATTCATCCACCTTCACCTCCAAAACCGTGCACTTGTCTCTGGACGCCAGGAAGACGATGGTGAAAAAAGCCACCTCCAATTCGGGACTGACCCCCACGAAAGAGCCACCCACTGGCTTGACCAGGCCCTTCCAACTGAACTGCAAGTTGAGCACGTGGTCGTCCTCGTCAGGCTGCAAACAAAAGGTCCCAACCGAGCTGACTTCTCGTGTTGATAGATGCGGCCGGTGACTAAGACGGCTTACGGTGTTTTTGTTGTCCCGCGCTTTGTAACCTTTGTAATCGATGTGGCCGTGCTTCTCCTGCAGGTAGAACTGCACCCAGTTGTGAAGGCCTGTAATATCCTGCCCCTGCTTGGTCTCGCCCACAAACACATGCTCGAACCCGCACGAGTCCTTCCTGCACGTAGATAGCAGATGAAGGTGTCCTTGGAAATTACTTTTTGGTTCCCTTGATAGGAACTTTTTGGGAACAAGCGAACATAACATTTGGAAGTTACCCTCCGCGCCTGTCACGATGGTACAGGCGGAACCAGATGTCGAAGAGTTGCTTCTTGAATCTCACCACATCCGGTGGTGACACTCTCTTCTTAACCAGGTACTGGTGAGCAAACTGGATTCATGAAACAATAACACATGTTAACATATCTTCTTGTCACTGTCAGTGGTCCACCTTTGCACCTTCATGACTTCCGTCTCCACGATAGCATCCAGGAACTTGCGGTTCTCCTGAAGCTCCTGACGGGTCACCGACTCCGACACACCTGTCGACATCTCGTAGTTGTCCAGCAAGTTGATAAAATCTGCCATTTGTGTAGAAGACGAGAATTAATACTGACATATGGTAAGTTAACAAAAGTGTTTGTGCCGCTTTTATTTTGGTAGGTTTGTCCTTTGAAATCAACACTGACCATCTTTCTTTGAATAAAGAAATACTACATTCATAAATGTATCCATACGCGCATATGTCTCGATGCTCTTCAGTTTATCCTCGTCGACGTATTTGAAGAGTGGTGCCCTGGCACGATCCCTGGCATAGTTGCTGCCCTGAGCCACGTAACCGGCTCGCCCCTATGAAGTGCAAGGATCATCATAAAATAAGACGTGGGCCTAGCTGTGATCGCGGATTAAGAAAGTGATGTTACCACCCAGATTTATTTTATGTCttgtgattgacaggtgaggAGTCCAGGGTGAACTCACCTGAGGGTCAATGATGTAATCAGTCCCGGGTTTGAGCCGGTTGACGTCTAGACGCCACAGTTCATTTAACACATCAGTCAACTCCTGATTTGCCACATGACTGAAAAAGTAAAAGTTGACCCACATAAAAAATGTCACAGTCAAAATTCTGACATTTAACAAGCGCTTCGTTCACAGGAAATTATGAGGGTTCCCcctaaaaactaaaatatttgtcaaattatgaagaaccatgaaaaaaaaaatttctaatACAGTATTAGGATTTTACTTAAGCCAAACTATGGAACAAATCCAACTCAACAAAGCAAATGCAATAGTACAAATTGACttgcattgatttttttcccccttctaaaATACTACTTTTATTacatcttgtattttttttctcggaACAGTGCATTGGTCACAAACTAATAGCCGCTTcattaatgtgatttttttccttgaaaaaaaaaaaaaaaaacgacttccCTATTCATTGACTTCCCTATTCATTAAAAgtgtacagttttttttttcttggttaaTAGTTCTCCCTGATACTGGATACAAagtaaattttcttgtttctacTTGAAGGGATTACTCAACAAGTCAAATATTATGGGTTCCGTTTTTCCATAACCGCCTCCTTCATCATTAAGAGGAGGATGGATTGTTGTGCAACTATAATCATCAGCAGACGTTCACACAAACACGGCAACACTACACACATTGCACAAAGTATCTGTGCGCTTAACCCCCAAGAATaagtgcaaaaaaacaacaaaacgaaacttttttttttttcactgcaagAAGAACACAAGAGTGAAATGCCCACAGGCGTGTTTGCAATAAATACCTTCTATTGAAACGGTCAATAACGTTCCCAAGTATTGGCGTATACTTGCAGCTGCAAAATATGTGACAACgatatatttataaaaaataaataaataaaaaaagtttaatttcaCTTACCGTCTTGCCATTGTTGAATTAAGAAGTTATAGACTTGACTCACATCCTTTGGACTGGGGCGGAAAAGCACCGTTTCATGCGCAGTTAGTTTATCTGTCAATCATGTTACGTCATGAAAGACAGCCAATGACGAGAGGGACAAATTCAGCGCTCACCGCCCACCTCGACGGGCGGGTCCAACCACATGATCGCCTCAGTAATTAAATTACGTTTATAGAAAAacgtttattgttttgttattgtttttttatagCAGTGGGTATTTGGTACAATTTCACAATTTCAGATACCACACGGGATGGTGTTAACTCGGCATCCTGACCTCTGGGTGGCGCCAGTGCAATAGGTGTTCAACGGCGAAGAAGATAACCGCGCATGCGCAGTAGACGCTCGTCATCTTGTTTTGGTTTTTCACGTGTGTGAAGGCGCACACATCGAAAATGTGTTTGTCGTCAGTCTCTTAGTTGCTCTATTGTGCttattttgtgtattttattttttaactagtTGAAATACATTTACTACAAGTGTGAAAAAGTGGCAGAGCTTGAGTGAAAGACAAGACACCATCGAATTTGTCATGGCCGGCTTCGTGGAGCTGGTTGCTGGCTGCTACGAGCAAATTGTGTTTGGTTACCGTGTTCCAACTGACCAGAACGTGAGTAGATTTTCACGTTATATCATTAAAATAGAATGTTACCTTAGTTGTAATTGTTAAAGTAATGGTTTCGTACGTTTTTTTTAGGAGTGGATAGCCAAGGCATACTTTACACATCACGCTCATACGGCGTCGGTGTCGGCAGTGGCAGCCAGCAACAGATATGTGGTGACGGGCAGCAAAGACGAGACCATGCTCCTGTACGACATGAAGAAGAAGGTGGAACATGGTGCTCTGCTGCACCATGACGGTGAGTGATGTCACAGGTTTGTGTGACTATCTCCCTCCTGACTATGCGTTCTCCTCAGGCACCATCACCTGCCTGGAGTTTTACGGTGCGACGCATCTGCTGAGcggaggagaagatggactcTTGTGTGTGTGGAGCACCAAGAAGTGGGAGTGTCTCAAGTCCATAAAAGCGCACAAGTCAGTTTTCAGTCATGAAACGAGGGGGGGCGGAAAAATATAGTGTTaaggaaaaaaacaatcatgcaAATAATGTCAAATCCGAAGATGTGCCTAATTAATCTGAtctaatttttactttttcttcAGAGGTCATGTGACGTCTCTGTCTGTACATCCATCTGGTAAACTTGCATTGACGGTGGGCACTGATAAAACGCTGcggtgagacacacacacaaatacacatttgGAGTAAATGCCACAGTCACtgatgtatatgtatatttctAGTACATGGAATCTCATTAATGGAAGATCGGCCTtcatcaaaaacatcaaacaaaGTTAGTTTTTTGCCTAAATATTACCCTTTATTTTTCCTAACACACATTTGAGGTgaaaatgtatgtgtgtgtgtgtctttgcttGTGCATGTAGATGCACACATTGTGCGGTGGTCTCCGGACGGCGATAAATACGCGGTGGTCATCCAGGACAAGCTCGACCTGTACGACCTGGAGACAGCCACATTGAGCAGCACTCTTAAGAACCCCCAGAGGATCTCTGCCATCAACTTCTTAAACGTCCGTTATTGTTTTTCCTCTGATGCTTCCCTCACAGCACTTCCTGTTtttctttattcttttttttttgttttgttctagaATTCCATCCTGGCTGTTGCAGGTGATGACGAAACGGTGAGGCTGTGTGATGTTGCCAAAGCGAAATGGGTGTGCGAATTCAAGGCTCATGAAACCAGGTACATTCTCAAAAACATCACTGTAACATGctcttgataaaaaaaaaaactaggcatTGGAACTATGTCTGAGATACTTATTTTTTTCTAGGAAAAAACTTTGTTAGATTTGATAGTTCCATCCCTCAACGGCAACAAAAGCACTGATGTGTCACTGTCCTTTGGTAGGGTAAAAGCAGTGGAGAGCTTCAAGCTGGACGATCACTGCGTGTTGGTCACGGCCTCCAACGACGGCTTCATCAAAATGTGGAAGCTCCATCTTAACGATGTCAGTCAGTCTCCAAACTGCCGCTGATACGACGCACGCTGTACGTTAACCAAAGGTGTCACTTGACAGGAGCTGGAGTCTCCCACCCTCCTGGGGGAAGTCAACACCATGGCCAGGCTGACATGTCTTGCTGTGCGCAAACCTTCCGCGCAACAGCAGACCTCCAAAGAAGACGAAAAAGCAGCCAAGGCCACATTGTCACAAGGTGGAGCCAGTAAATGCGCGTTCATTTGAGTCGTGCgagtagtttttatttttatttcgcgAGGGCTACTCTGAAAAGGAAAAATAATTTGACTACAGGAGAATGAATCATGGCACATCTTTCAAATTCTTGCAAAATTCCCTTTCTTATAGTTATTTTTACTCATAATGTAATCTATTACCTAGTCTTCTGTTTTCCATTAATACTGATTGTACATATTTTTTCTTTACCCGTGTACCTGCAGAGGTGGCCGAGGCACTTTCGAAAACAAAGCGAGTACGCATCTTCACACACGAAGAGGTTATTATGGAAGATGAAAGCGGGCcgaagaaaaagaagaggaagaagaagagaaagGTCGGTGGGCAACAgaaagaagataaataaattacaaatta is a genomic window containing:
- the LOC125985359 gene encoding poly(U)-specific endoribonuclease-A isoform X1 — encoded protein: MARRCKYTPILGNVIDRFNRSHVANQELTDVLNELWRLDVNRLKPGTDYIIDPQGRAGYVAQGSNYARDRARAPLFKYVDEDKLKSIETYAHFINLLDNYEMSTGVSESVTRQELQENRKFLDAIVETEVMKFAHQYLVKKRVSPPDVVRFKKQLFDIWFRLYHRDRRGGKDSCGFEHVFVGETKQGQDITGLHNWVQFYLQEKHGHIDYKGYKARDNKNTPDEDDHVLNLQFSWKGLVKPVGGSFVGVSPELEVAFFTIVFLASRDKCTVLEVKVDEYVLELVVYRHRRSIGSSYPKLLSSNHRDL
- the LOC125985359 gene encoding uridylate-specific endoribonuclease C isoform X2; amino-acid sequence: MARRHVANQELTDVLNELWRLDVNRLKPGTDYIIDPQGRAGYVAQGSNYARDRARAPLFKYVDEDKLKSIETYAHFINLLDNYEMSTGVSESVTRQELQENRKFLDAIVETEVMKFAHQYLVKKRVSPPDVVRFKKQLFDIWFRLYHRDRRGGKDSCGFEHVFVGETKQGQDITGLHNWVQFYLQEKHGHIDYKGYKARDNKNTPDEDDHVLNLQFSWKGLVKPVGGSFVGVSPELEVAFFTIVFLASRDKCTVLEVKVDEYVLELVVYRHRRSIGSSYPKLLSSNHRDL
- the pak1ip1 gene encoding p21-activated protein kinase-interacting protein 1-like, with amino-acid sequence MAGFVELVAGCYEQIVFGYRVPTDQNEWIAKAYFTHHAHTASVSAVAASNRYVVTGSKDETMLLYDMKKKVEHGALLHHDGTITCLEFYGATHLLSGGEDGLLCVWSTKKWECLKSIKAHKGHVTSLSVHPSGKLALTVGTDKTLRTWNLINGRSAFIKNIKQNAHIVRWSPDGDKYAVVIQDKLDLYDLETATLSSTLKNPQRISAINFLNNSILAVAGDDETVRLCDVAKAKWVCEFKAHETRVKAVESFKLDDHCVLVTASNDGFIKMWKLHLNDELESPTLLGEVNTMARLTCLAVRKPSAQQQTSKEDEKAAKATLSQEVAEALSKTKRVRIFTHEEVIMEDESGPKKKKRKKKRKVGGQQKEDK